The following proteins come from a genomic window of Hymenobacter canadensis:
- the hutH gene encoding histidine ammonia-lyase, whose amino-acid sequence MPDDYVLSPATHLDLATLDQLLRTKARVMLGDDARQRIDTCHQYLRNRLERTPEAVVYGINTGFGALCGQVIAPEQRQQLQTNLLMSHACGTGEEVPAELVRLMLLLKVQSLSYGHSGVQVATAQRLLDFYNRGMLPVVYQQGSLGASGDLAPLAHLCLPLLSLGEVNYEGYRLAAADAMSLFSWAPLTLEAKEGLALLNGTQFMLAYAVHGLLRVQRLLAAADVIGALSLEAFDGLAEPFDARLHQLRPHAGQVAVAGRVRALLAGSELQRQPKTAVQDPYSFRCMPQVHGASRDAVAYVRQTAETECNAVTDNPTIFPADDLILSGGNFHGQPLALALDMLAIATAEIGSISHQRTTQLIGGQRGLPPFLVAEPGLNSGLMIPQYTAAGIVSQNKQLCTPASVDSVVSSNGQEDHVSMGANAATKALRVVQNVEQLLGIELLNATQALEFRRPARTSEALEQVVAAFREKVSFVSQDRVLYPDLHAAADFVRSYPWQ is encoded by the coding sequence ATGCCCGACGACTACGTTCTTTCGCCCGCCACCCACCTCGACCTCGCCACCCTCGACCAGCTGCTGCGCACCAAGGCCCGCGTGATGCTCGGCGACGACGCCCGCCAGCGCATCGACACGTGCCACCAGTACCTGCGCAACCGTCTGGAGCGCACGCCGGAGGCCGTGGTGTACGGCATCAATACCGGCTTCGGCGCTTTGTGCGGCCAGGTTATTGCCCCCGAACAGCGCCAGCAGCTGCAAACCAATCTGCTCATGTCGCACGCCTGCGGCACGGGCGAGGAGGTGCCGGCCGAGCTGGTCCGCCTGATGCTGCTGCTGAAAGTGCAGAGCCTGAGCTACGGCCACAGCGGCGTGCAGGTGGCCACGGCCCAGCGCCTGCTCGACTTCTACAACCGCGGCATGCTGCCGGTGGTGTATCAGCAGGGCTCGTTGGGTGCCAGCGGCGACCTGGCCCCGCTGGCGCACCTGTGTTTGCCGCTGCTGAGTTTGGGCGAAGTCAACTATGAAGGCTACCGCCTGGCCGCGGCCGACGCCATGAGCCTGTTCAGCTGGGCGCCGCTCACGCTGGAAGCCAAGGAAGGCCTGGCGCTGCTCAACGGCACCCAGTTTATGCTGGCCTACGCCGTGCACGGGCTGCTGCGGGTGCAGCGCCTGCTGGCCGCCGCCGACGTTATCGGGGCGCTTTCGCTGGAGGCGTTTGATGGGCTGGCCGAGCCGTTTGATGCGCGCCTGCACCAGCTGCGGCCCCACGCCGGGCAGGTGGCGGTGGCGGGCCGCGTGCGGGCGCTGCTGGCCGGCTCCGAGCTGCAGCGCCAGCCCAAAACCGCCGTCCAGGACCCCTACTCGTTCCGGTGCATGCCCCAGGTGCACGGCGCCTCCCGCGACGCCGTGGCCTACGTGCGGCAAACCGCGGAAACCGAGTGCAACGCCGTCACCGACAACCCCACTATCTTCCCCGCCGACGACCTTATCCTGAGCGGCGGCAACTTCCACGGCCAGCCCTTGGCCCTGGCCCTCGACATGCTAGCCATTGCTACGGCCGAAATCGGCAGCATCTCGCACCAGCGCACCACCCAGCTCATTGGCGGGCAGCGCGGGCTGCCGCCGTTTCTGGTGGCCGAGCCTGGCCTGAATTCGGGCCTGATGATTCCGCAGTACACGGCCGCCGGCATCGTGAGCCAGAACAAGCAGCTCTGCACCCCGGCCTCGGTGGACAGCGTGGTGAGCAGCAACGGCCAGGAAGACCACGTGAGCATGGGCGCCAACGCCGCCACCAAGGCCCTGCGCGTGGTGCAGAACGTGGAGCAGCTGCTGGGCATCGAGCTGCTGAATGCCACCCAGGCGCTGGAATTCCGGCGGCCGGCCCGCACCTCTGAGGCGCTGGAACAGGTGGTAGCCGCATTCCGCGAGAAAGTATCCTTCGTGAGCCAGGACCGGGTGCTCTACCCCGACCTGCACGCCGCCGCCGACTTCGTGCGCAGCTACCCGTGGCAGTAG
- the hisS gene encoding histidine--tRNA ligase gives MSVQKPSIPRGTRDFGPAVVARRNYIFGVIRRVFEKFGYAPLETPTLENLSVLTGKYGDEGDQLLFKVLNSGDFAKDVTADDLGADNRSKRLLPKVAEKGLRYDLTVPFARYVVMNRGTLTFPFKRYQIQPVWRADRPQRGRYREFYQCDADVVGTDSLLCEAEIVLMMSEVLTTLGLTDHTIKINHRRVLGAFYQALGGEGTETDLFVAIDKLDKIGREGVEKELAERNFSATAIERLFDLLGVEGSFEEKLERLLAGFVTAGVAPDNATADGYKGLQDLKRVLDYLRGFGFEKWDNLEFDVTLARGLSYYTGCIFEIKINNVNMGSVSGGGRYDNLTGAFGLPGVSGVGFSFGVDRLYDCLEELQLFPEAVATTTRCLLTNFDADSETAVLPVLRALREAGVASELFPEAGKLGKQFKYADAKGIPYVLIQGPEERAAGLFKLKTLASGEERTVSLADVLAELAQ, from the coding sequence ATGAGCGTTCAAAAACCCAGCATTCCCCGCGGTACCCGCGACTTTGGCCCGGCCGTAGTGGCCCGCCGCAACTATATTTTCGGCGTTATTCGCCGTGTGTTCGAGAAGTTCGGCTACGCGCCGCTCGAAACACCGACCCTGGAAAACCTGTCGGTGCTGACCGGCAAATACGGCGACGAAGGCGACCAGCTGCTGTTTAAAGTCCTGAACTCCGGCGACTTCGCCAAGGACGTGACGGCCGACGACCTCGGGGCCGATAATCGCAGCAAGCGCCTGCTGCCCAAAGTGGCCGAGAAAGGGTTGCGCTACGACCTCACAGTGCCCTTCGCGCGCTACGTGGTGATGAACCGCGGCACGCTCACGTTCCCGTTCAAGCGCTACCAGATCCAGCCCGTGTGGCGCGCCGACCGGCCCCAGCGCGGCCGCTACCGCGAGTTTTACCAGTGCGACGCCGACGTGGTGGGCACCGACTCGCTGCTCTGCGAGGCTGAAATCGTGCTGATGATGAGCGAGGTGCTGACCACGCTGGGCCTCACCGACCACACCATCAAAATCAACCACCGCCGCGTGCTGGGCGCGTTCTATCAGGCGCTGGGCGGCGAGGGCACCGAAACCGACCTGTTCGTGGCCATCGACAAGCTCGACAAGATCGGGCGCGAAGGCGTGGAAAAGGAGCTGGCCGAGCGCAACTTCTCGGCGACGGCCATTGAGCGGCTATTTGATCTGCTGGGCGTGGAAGGCAGCTTCGAGGAGAAGCTGGAGCGCCTGCTGGCCGGCTTCGTGACGGCCGGCGTGGCGCCCGACAACGCCACCGCCGACGGCTACAAAGGCCTGCAGGACCTGAAGCGCGTGCTAGACTACCTGCGCGGCTTCGGCTTCGAGAAGTGGGACAACCTGGAGTTCGACGTGACGCTGGCCCGCGGCCTGAGCTACTACACGGGCTGCATCTTCGAAATCAAGATCAACAACGTGAACATGGGCAGCGTGAGCGGCGGCGGCCGCTACGACAACCTCACCGGAGCCTTTGGGCTGCCGGGCGTATCGGGCGTGGGCTTCTCGTTCGGCGTCGACCGCCTCTACGACTGCCTGGAGGAGCTGCAGCTGTTCCCGGAGGCAGTAGCCACCACCACCCGCTGCCTGCTCACCAACTTCGACGCCGATAGCGAAACGGCCGTGCTGCCGGTGCTGCGCGCCCTGCGCGAAGCCGGCGTGGCTTCGGAGTTGTTTCCGGAGGCTGGCAAGCTGGGCAAGCAGTTCAAATACGCCGACGCCAAGGGCATTCCCTACGTGCTCATCCAAGGCCCCGAGGAGCGCGCCGCCGGCCTGTTCAAGCTCAAAACCCTGGCCAGCGGCGAGGAGCGCACCGTTTCGCTGGCCGACGTGCTGGCTGAGCTGGCGCAGTAG
- a CDS encoding DUF2459 domain-containing protein: MSAAFTAFILLLMTGALLPVNRRFRQTPDGVPVFVVSNGTHTDVVLPLQEPRTGISWLPHLPDSTLRARFGGYPYAAFGWGSEGFYLASYGHQLPGPGVVLRAVVPGPTLMHMRFLRQAPVAGPRVVPLRISVAQYQALAAQVAASFQADSLQHYQLRNAAGYTPTDFFFRATGRYHALRTCNDWTVRSLRRAGLRVPLKSPLAAPVLMQARRAR; the protein is encoded by the coding sequence ATGTCAGCTGCTTTTACCGCCTTTATCTTGTTGCTGATGACCGGCGCGCTGCTGCCCGTCAACCGCCGGTTCCGGCAGACGCCCGATGGCGTGCCCGTGTTTGTGGTATCCAACGGCACCCACACCGACGTGGTGCTGCCGCTGCAGGAGCCGCGCACCGGCATCAGCTGGCTGCCCCACCTACCCGATTCCACGCTGCGGGCCCGGTTCGGCGGCTACCCCTACGCCGCGTTCGGCTGGGGCAGCGAAGGATTCTATCTGGCCTCCTACGGCCACCAGCTGCCGGGCCCCGGCGTGGTGCTGCGGGCCGTGGTGCCGGGCCCCACGCTCATGCACATGCGGTTTCTGCGCCAGGCCCCGGTGGCTGGGCCCCGCGTGGTGCCGCTGCGCATTTCGGTGGCTCAATACCAGGCGCTGGCCGCTCAGGTGGCCGCCTCGTTTCAGGCCGACAGCCTGCAGCACTATCAGCTGCGCAACGCTGCCGGCTACACGCCCACCGACTTCTTCTTCCGGGCCACCGGCCGCTACCACGCCCTGCGCACCTGCAACGACTGGACGGTGCGCAGCCTGCGCCGGGCTGGGCTGCGGGTGCCGCTGAAGTCGCCGCTGGCGGCGCCGGTGCTGATGCAGGCGCGGCGGGCGCGCTAA
- a CDS encoding carboxypeptidase regulatory-like domain-containing protein, giving the protein MKTSFLNRTLVGFISSLAVLQLSAQVLGHGTVSGSLRDGDTQEPIPYTSVVVLRADNHQLAAAGTTDAHGDFQFKYLPLGRYIVQSTALGYQPLQPTVAFRPLHNRQQLGTLTLQSLPSQPAVGARRGVAQRSSSQPTNVLAQRLGS; this is encoded by the coding sequence ATGAAAACTTCCTTTTTGAACCGCACCCTTGTTGGCTTCATTTCTTCGCTGGCTGTTCTGCAGCTCTCGGCCCAGGTGCTGGGCCACGGCACCGTCAGCGGCAGCCTGCGCGACGGCGACACCCAGGAGCCCATTCCGTACACCAGCGTGGTAGTGCTGCGCGCCGACAACCACCAGCTGGCCGCTGCCGGCACCACCGATGCCCACGGCGACTTCCAGTTCAAGTACCTGCCGCTGGGCCGCTACATCGTGCAATCGACGGCGCTGGGCTACCAGCCCCTGCAGCCCACGGTAGCGTTCCGGCCTTTGCACAACCGCCAGCAGCTGGGCACGCTCACGCTGCAGTCGTTGCCGAGTCAGCCGGCAGTGGGTGCCCGCCGGGGCGTGGCTCAGCGCAGCAGCAGCCAGCCGACCAACGTGCTGGCGCAGCGCCTGGGCTCCTAG
- a CDS encoding outer membrane beta-barrel protein has translation MTSSTSFSQALKGLGFLAMLAPLTAAAQQPSGAVSGTLLDQTSGQPLPFANVVVLRAQDSTFVSGAQTGENGTFELASLGLGSYLLKASAIGYQGFRRTVALSSAAPIVRLGALKLTPTATQLKGVTVTGERATVQNEPGKRIINVEKDLASVGGMATDVLRNVPSVAVDANGTVSLRGSSNLTILIDGKPAGGSNGSPGLRLDQIPSSRIARIEVITNPSAKYDAQGTGVINVIMKKNGKDGINGQASVLGGTGDKYNASLNLSRHHGPLTVNASYDRQDENYRARTSSDQTARVGSDLVRTSQTGRGLENNHSHSLRLGLDYELNKEQSLSVNVSPTLQGEVDSNNLLLSTERPGLPATSQQGTQLMKVDVRVLENTASYRRTWAAHEGRELTATAGAVFVEAKVPVTQTLSEGDLRGWRQQMDVNLGVQFAQIDYVHPLADGKGKLETGLKAQRQTSRGIADLLTQSSDNPTEYVRDPARSLAYNFEECVPAAYITGQRRWGKGWNAEGGLRTEYTNTSGAVEGGAGSFQLDYLAVFPTASLSKSLGRADSASGGEQPQRLQLSYARRLDRPNFMQQLAVPLYQDPRSYRLGNPSLRAQFSHNLELGHQLSLPGGAEITTTLFGRYTTQAIQRLRFVDTVATRLNPAAGLVLAETYRNSGTTTNVGLEMTWSQPLTKWWRVQATGSAYRTQLQTNASNIGARRALIGTGRLTQNFTPLPTLDVQLTGSWESAKLTAQGRSQAVGAIDVALRQRLWQNRAALTFRVSDVLNTKVYRTVIDSPELTSSYYSKPETRVAWLGFTWYVGASKAKAGRIEGAPKGGGGFGG, from the coding sequence ATGACCTCCTCTACTTCTTTCAGCCAGGCCCTCAAAGGCCTGGGGTTCCTCGCTATGCTCGCTCCCCTGACCGCAGCAGCCCAACAGCCCTCCGGCGCGGTTTCCGGCACTCTCCTCGATCAAACCAGCGGGCAGCCACTGCCTTTTGCCAACGTGGTGGTGCTGCGGGCCCAAGATTCTACGTTTGTGAGTGGCGCCCAAACCGGCGAAAACGGCACCTTCGAGCTGGCCTCGCTGGGGCTGGGCTCCTACCTGCTGAAGGCCTCGGCCATCGGCTACCAGGGATTTCGCCGGACGGTGGCGCTGAGCAGCGCCGCGCCCATTGTGCGGCTTGGGGCCCTGAAACTGACTCCAACGGCCACGCAGTTGAAAGGCGTGACGGTAACCGGCGAGCGGGCAACCGTGCAGAATGAGCCTGGCAAACGCATCATCAACGTGGAGAAAGACCTAGCCAGCGTGGGCGGTATGGCCACCGATGTGCTGCGCAACGTGCCCTCCGTGGCTGTGGATGCCAACGGCACCGTGAGCTTGCGCGGCTCGTCCAACCTTACGATTCTGATTGACGGCAAGCCCGCCGGCGGCTCCAACGGCAGCCCGGGGTTGCGCCTCGACCAGATTCCCTCGTCACGCATTGCCCGGATTGAGGTTATCACCAACCCTTCGGCCAAGTATGACGCGCAGGGCACCGGCGTGATTAACGTCATCATGAAGAAAAACGGCAAGGACGGCATCAATGGCCAGGCCAGCGTGCTGGGCGGCACCGGCGACAAGTACAACGCCAGCCTCAACCTGAGCCGCCACCACGGCCCGCTCACCGTAAATGCCAGCTACGACCGCCAGGACGAAAACTACCGTGCCCGCACCAGCAGCGACCAGACCGCCCGCGTCGGCTCCGACCTGGTACGCACCAGCCAGACCGGCCGGGGCCTCGAAAACAACCACTCCCACAGCCTGCGCCTGGGCCTTGACTATGAGCTGAATAAGGAGCAAAGCCTGAGTGTGAATGTGTCGCCGACGCTGCAGGGCGAGGTGGACTCCAACAACCTGCTGCTAAGCACCGAGCGGCCTGGTTTGCCGGCTACGTCGCAGCAGGGCACGCAGTTGATGAAGGTGGATGTGCGGGTGCTGGAAAACACGGCCAGCTACCGCCGCACCTGGGCTGCCCACGAAGGCCGCGAGCTGACGGCCACTGCCGGGGCCGTGTTCGTGGAGGCCAAAGTGCCCGTGACGCAGACGCTGAGCGAAGGCGACCTGCGCGGCTGGCGCCAGCAGATGGACGTGAACCTGGGCGTGCAGTTTGCGCAAATCGACTATGTGCACCCGCTGGCCGATGGCAAAGGCAAGCTGGAAACCGGCCTGAAAGCGCAGCGCCAGACCAGCCGCGGCATTGCCGACCTGCTCACCCAATCCAGCGACAATCCCACTGAATACGTGCGCGACCCGGCCCGCTCGCTGGCTTACAACTTCGAGGAATGTGTGCCTGCTGCCTACATCACCGGCCAGCGCCGCTGGGGCAAGGGCTGGAACGCCGAGGGCGGCCTGCGCACCGAGTACACCAACACCAGCGGGGCCGTGGAGGGCGGCGCCGGCAGCTTCCAGCTCGATTACCTGGCCGTGTTCCCGACGGCTAGCCTGAGCAAAAGCCTGGGCCGCGCCGACTCGGCCAGCGGCGGCGAGCAGCCACAGCGCCTGCAGCTCAGCTACGCCCGCCGCCTCGACCGGCCCAACTTTATGCAGCAGTTGGCCGTGCCCCTCTACCAAGATCCGCGCTCCTACCGCCTCGGCAATCCGTCCCTGCGGGCGCAGTTCAGCCACAACCTGGAGCTGGGCCACCAGCTGAGCTTGCCCGGCGGCGCCGAAATCACCACCACGCTCTTCGGCCGCTACACAACCCAGGCCATCCAGCGCCTGCGCTTCGTGGATACGGTGGCCACGCGCCTCAACCCCGCCGCCGGCCTGGTGCTGGCCGAAACCTACCGCAACTCGGGCACTACCACCAACGTGGGCCTGGAAATGACCTGGAGCCAGCCCCTGACGAAGTGGTGGCGCGTGCAGGCCACCGGCTCGGCCTACCGCACCCAGCTGCAAACCAACGCCTCCAACATCGGGGCCCGCCGCGCCCTCATCGGAACCGGCCGCCTCACCCAGAACTTCACGCCGCTGCCGACGCTGGATGTGCAACTCACAGGCTCCTGGGAATCTGCGAAGCTGACGGCCCAGGGCCGCAGTCAGGCCGTGGGGGCCATTGACGTGGCCTTGCGCCAGCGCCTGTGGCAGAACCGCGCCGCCCTCACCTTCCGCGTGTCCGACGTGCTCAACACCAAAGTGTACCGCACTGTCATCGACTCGCCGGAGCTGACTTCCAGCTACTACTCCAAGCCTGAAACCCGCGTGGCCTGGCTGGGCTTCACCTGGTACGTGGGTGCCAGCAAAGCCAAAGCCGGCCGCATTGAAGGCGCCCCCAAAGGCGGTGGCGGCTTCGGCGGCTAG
- a CDS encoding toxin-antitoxin system YwqK family antitoxin, producing the protein MKRIAFALLLLTAATTARAQKMRRFTTYYDSTNTRKREIYSAVVAGDTVMEGPYKRFYRSGKLEAQTRYAGGKRDSAYVEFHPSGQRRLEVTYQQGVRQGPFKTYYDNGKPAQEGTYDNDQPTGTLRYYHPNGEVKLETTLANGQPAGAVRELYPSGKPKVEITYQNGQANGPAKTYYPNGQLQSEATYSRGLLAGPYKTYYDNGQTETEVLADKSGKGSYRSYYRSGKLQTEGSYVATTFAGRAVKNPLGDDLTKQARSLAGGTSNLEGPAKAYYESGAIKSKMTYRQGVLTGTQEDFYESGKPEQKVEHANQGRDRKVTAYFEDGTLKAEQQFKAGQPAGQWRTFHPGGKQPATQETYLNGRLAGEKLSYSPTGTVLSKMLYENGKPTGLGQEFYESGKLKAETTYVKGLKTGAFRQLREDGTPETTGFYRNGKQSGVWTTFGPDGKAVQQKTTYRNGQVVPEGAASPTAPKVPAAKLPAKAKPR; encoded by the coding sequence ATGAAAAGAATTGCCTTTGCCCTACTCCTGCTCACGGCCGCCACCACGGCCCGGGCCCAGAAGATGCGGCGCTTCACCACCTACTACGACTCGACCAACACCCGCAAGCGCGAAATCTACTCAGCCGTAGTGGCCGGTGATACGGTGATGGAAGGGCCCTACAAGCGGTTTTACCGCTCCGGCAAGCTGGAGGCCCAGACCCGCTACGCCGGCGGCAAGCGCGACTCGGCGTACGTGGAGTTTCACCCCAGCGGCCAGCGCCGACTGGAGGTAACCTACCAGCAGGGCGTGCGCCAGGGGCCGTTCAAAACCTACTACGACAACGGCAAGCCAGCCCAGGAAGGCACCTACGACAACGACCAGCCCACCGGCACACTGCGCTATTATCACCCCAATGGGGAGGTGAAACTGGAAACCACTCTCGCCAACGGCCAGCCCGCCGGCGCGGTGCGCGAGCTGTACCCGTCGGGCAAGCCCAAGGTGGAAATCACCTACCAGAACGGGCAGGCCAACGGCCCGGCCAAAACCTACTACCCCAACGGCCAGCTCCAGAGCGAAGCCACGTACAGCCGCGGCCTGCTGGCCGGCCCCTACAAAACCTACTACGACAACGGCCAGACCGAAACCGAAGTGCTGGCCGATAAGTCGGGCAAGGGCAGCTACCGCAGCTACTACCGCTCCGGCAAGCTCCAGACCGAGGGCAGCTACGTGGCCACCACCTTCGCGGGCCGCGCCGTGAAAAACCCGCTCGGCGACGACCTTACTAAGCAGGCCCGCAGCCTGGCCGGCGGCACCTCCAACCTCGAAGGCCCCGCCAAAGCCTACTACGAAAGCGGTGCTATCAAAAGCAAGATGACCTACCGCCAGGGCGTGCTGACGGGCACGCAGGAGGATTTCTATGAGTCGGGGAAGCCGGAGCAGAAGGTGGAGCACGCCAACCAGGGCCGCGACCGGAAAGTGACGGCCTACTTCGAGGATGGCACCCTGAAGGCCGAGCAGCAGTTCAAGGCCGGGCAGCCGGCCGGGCAGTGGCGCACCTTCCACCCCGGCGGCAAGCAGCCTGCCACCCAGGAAACCTACCTCAACGGACGCCTGGCCGGCGAAAAGCTGAGCTACTCTCCTACCGGCACAGTACTCAGCAAGATGCTCTATGAAAACGGTAAGCCCACCGGCCTGGGCCAGGAGTTTTATGAGTCGGGCAAGCTGAAAGCGGAAACCACCTATGTGAAGGGCCTCAAAACCGGCGCCTTCCGCCAGCTGCGCGAAGATGGCACCCCGGAAACCACTGGCTTCTACCGCAACGGCAAGCAGTCGGGCGTCTGGACCACCTTCGGGCCCGATGGCAAGGCCGTGCAGCAGAAAACCACCTACCGAAACGGCCAGGTAGTGCCCGAAGGCGCAGCCTCGCCCACCGCCCCCAAAGTCCCGGCCGCCAAGCTGCCAGCCAAGGCAAAGCCCCGGTAG
- a CDS encoding acetyl-CoA C-acyltransferase has product MQIKEVVIVSAVRTPIGSFGGSLASLSAIELGAIALKGALDKAGVDASEVQQVIMGNVISANLGQAPARQASKKAGLPDTVECTTVNKVCASGSKAIMYAAQAIMLGQADVVLAGGMESMSNVPYYLDKARFGAKYGHGQMIDGLMKDGLWDPYHDFAMGVAADRTATHYGITREEQDAFAQQSYERSAAAAQAGKKKDEIVPVTITVRGKETVISDDEEYTKADFAKFAGLKPAFGKEGSVTAANASTLNDGAAAVLLMSREKAEALGVKPLAIVRGFADAEQAPEWFTTTPALAIPKALKHAGLDASEVDFYEINEAFSVVSLANNKLLNLEGKNVNVYGGAVSLGHPLGASGARIVTTLLNVLQNEGGKIGVTGICNGGGGASSIVLEKL; this is encoded by the coding sequence ATGCAAATCAAAGAAGTAGTAATTGTATCGGCCGTGCGCACGCCCATCGGCTCGTTCGGCGGCAGCCTGGCTTCGCTGTCGGCTATTGAACTGGGCGCCATTGCGCTGAAAGGTGCGCTGGACAAGGCTGGCGTTGATGCCTCCGAAGTGCAGCAGGTGATTATGGGCAACGTTATTTCGGCCAATCTGGGCCAGGCTCCGGCCCGCCAGGCGTCCAAAAAAGCCGGCCTGCCCGATACCGTAGAGTGCACTACCGTAAATAAAGTATGCGCCTCGGGCTCGAAGGCCATCATGTACGCCGCCCAAGCCATCATGCTGGGCCAGGCCGACGTGGTGCTGGCCGGCGGCATGGAAAGCATGTCGAACGTGCCCTATTACCTCGATAAAGCCCGTTTCGGCGCCAAGTACGGCCACGGCCAGATGATTGACGGCCTGATGAAGGACGGCCTCTGGGACCCGTACCACGACTTCGCCATGGGCGTAGCCGCCGACCGCACCGCCACTCACTACGGCATCACGCGTGAGGAGCAGGACGCCTTTGCACAGCAGAGCTACGAGCGGAGCGCCGCCGCTGCTCAGGCCGGCAAGAAAAAAGACGAAATCGTGCCCGTAACCATTACGGTGCGCGGCAAGGAAACCGTTATCAGCGACGACGAGGAGTATACCAAGGCTGATTTTGCCAAGTTTGCCGGCCTCAAGCCCGCGTTCGGCAAGGAAGGCTCCGTGACGGCCGCCAACGCTTCTACCCTCAACGACGGTGCCGCCGCCGTGCTGCTGATGAGCCGCGAGAAGGCCGAGGCCCTGGGCGTGAAGCCGCTGGCCATCGTGCGCGGCTTTGCTGATGCCGAGCAGGCGCCGGAGTGGTTCACCACCACGCCGGCCCTAGCCATTCCGAAGGCCCTTAAGCACGCCGGCCTGGATGCTTCGGAAGTGGATTTCTACGAAATCAACGAGGCTTTCTCGGTGGTTTCGCTGGCCAACAACAAGCTGCTGAACCTGGAAGGCAAAAACGTGAACGTGTACGGCGGAGCCGTGAGCCTGGGCCACCCGCTCGGGGCTTCCGGCGCCCGCATCGTGACGACGCTGCTGAACGTGCTGCAGAACGAAGGCGGCAAAATCGGCGTGACCGGCATCTGCAACGGTGGCGGCGGCGCGAGCAGCATCGTGCTGGAGAAACTCTAA
- a CDS encoding VWA domain-containing protein: protein MAAPFAQKGWRLGWKLTLRFLYIGLLGAALLGPAYGLTRQPVRTTGKDVWLLVDLSRSMDAPDIAPTRLQKAKAELAQLASRFQADRIGLIVFAAEAYVQCPLTYDQSALQLFLSTLQTNLVPGGTTDLTPPLELVLARLNKLPAATSPRATALVLVSDGEDFGDNLEPTLRLLARSGVRLFALGVGTLDGSRLPREKGGFVRDARGRDAVSRLSPAPLQRLAEQTGGRYFELSDRRDEFSLLVNALNRLEGQTEQVRTVSVADNRYRYPLALALALMALDILLTVRVIKL from the coding sequence TTGGCAGCTCCGTTTGCCCAGAAGGGCTGGCGACTGGGCTGGAAACTGACACTTCGTTTCCTGTACATAGGCTTGCTGGGTGCGGCCTTGCTGGGCCCGGCTTATGGCCTCACCCGGCAGCCCGTGCGCACCACCGGAAAAGATGTCTGGCTGCTCGTCGACCTGTCGCGGTCCATGGATGCCCCGGATATAGCGCCGACCCGCCTGCAGAAAGCCAAAGCGGAGCTGGCTCAGCTGGCCAGCCGCTTTCAGGCCGACCGCATCGGGCTGATTGTGTTTGCGGCGGAAGCCTACGTGCAATGCCCCCTGACCTACGACCAGAGCGCGCTGCAACTGTTCCTGAGCACCCTGCAAACCAACCTAGTGCCGGGAGGCACCACCGACCTGACGCCCCCGCTGGAACTGGTGCTGGCGCGCCTCAATAAGCTGCCAGCGGCTACCTCCCCGCGCGCCACAGCCCTGGTCCTCGTCAGCGACGGAGAGGATTTTGGGGACAACCTGGAGCCTACCCTGCGGCTGCTGGCCCGCTCCGGCGTGCGGCTGTTTGCGCTGGGGGTTGGCACGCTCGATGGCTCCCGGCTACCCCGCGAAAAAGGCGGTTTCGTGCGCGACGCCCGGGGCCGCGACGCAGTGAGCCGCCTCTCGCCTGCCCCACTGCAACGGCTGGCCGAGCAGACCGGCGGGCGGTACTTTGAGCTATCCGACCGGCGCGACGAGTTTTCATTGCTGGTGAATGCGCTCAACCGGCTGGAAGGCCAGACTGAGCAAGTGCGCACCGTATCCGTGGCCGACAACCGCTACCGCTATCCGCTAGCCCTGGCCCTGGCCCTAATGGCGCTGGACATTCTACTCACCGTTCGCGTAATCAAGTTATGA
- a CDS encoding T9SS type A sorting domain-containing protein, producing the protein MNWTSSNSNISNRVSGVVFSNATNGLMWNAENLSVSTNGGTSWATQTYTTPFRDSDVTAIPGSNTYVAVGLDARVAAPTATDIGTSISRDNGATWATIDNRAQYLSVSFASGTVGWAGGFTAPAGGGGIGKYTGSNILANRNAELQQALAVYPNPSSTGVFTVQLASGLKSGATVRVFDVVGRQVTTQTLNATAVAAKSTTVDLSSEKAGIYTLELRTEAGVAQQKLVVE; encoded by the coding sequence TTGAACTGGACTTCCTCTAACAGCAATATCTCCAACCGGGTGTCGGGCGTGGTATTCTCCAATGCTACCAACGGCCTCATGTGGAATGCCGAGAATCTGAGCGTATCGACCAACGGCGGTACCTCATGGGCAACCCAGACATACACCACGCCTTTCCGTGACTCCGACGTAACGGCAATTCCCGGCAGCAACACGTACGTGGCAGTTGGTCTTGATGCGCGTGTGGCAGCACCTACTGCTACTGATATCGGTACGTCCATCAGCCGCGACAATGGCGCTACCTGGGCGACAATCGACAACCGGGCGCAGTATCTGTCGGTTAGCTTTGCCTCTGGCACGGTGGGCTGGGCTGGTGGCTTCACGGCTCCTGCCGGCGGCGGTGGCATCGGTAAGTACACGGGTAGCAATATCCTGGCTAACCGCAACGCCGAACTGCAGCAGGCGCTGGCCGTCTATCCTAACCCTAGCTCAACTGGTGTATTCACGGTACAGCTCGCTTCGGGCTTGAAATCGGGTGCTACGGTACGCGTATTTGATGTGGTAGGCCGCCAGGTTACTACTCAGACGCTGAATGCCACGGCCGTAGCCGCTAAATCTACCACGGTAGACCTGAGCAGCGAGAAGGCCGGCATCTACACGCTGGAGCTGCGCACCGAAGCAGGTGTAGCGCAGCAGAAGCTGGTGGTGGAATAG